The stretch of DNA ttaataaaaagttcCTAAAAAGGTGTGTTCTTAGTGGAATTTTTTTCCCTAAATCAAAATAATGACAAGTGAAAAACCTTTGAGAggatataaaaatatagatgTGGAGGAAACTTAGAATTTagagtaaaaattaaattttggaggaaaaattaggatagATTAagcatatataaattataattataattatgttatgtgtgaaaaataaattaattatttgtaaataatatattttaaaatataaaatacatattaaaaataaattaaataatttgtatatttatttataaatatataataattaatttaataactaattttagtatgtAACTAACGTTCAGTTACCTCCtataataagaaacaaaaagatttaCAATTACTTCTGAATATGTCTCACAATTGATTTTGACTCTAGAATTgaaatttattatgttataataattcgaatttaggaaaaaaatcatcaattttATGTAATGAGTCAAAATCAAACCTTGTAAATTTAATgactaaattaaaacaagataatttattatttatttaaattgaatacaataaataaaaattaatttaattagttaaaaattaattatttttcagtcttttaaatataataaagatagaaaaataaacttGTAAAACCATCCTTTATCAGTTTTgcgattttaattttttttctcctctttatatgtaattttattttactttaattctgtttattttagtctatttttatttatatagttACTATTGatatgtctttttttatttttttgaattactttttaatttttttatgctttaacaattagaaaaaaaaaacagaaagcaaagagaagggaaaaaaaaagagtaaacaCTATAATAAGACGTAGAGGCTAAAAGGCTAAACTAGCAACGTTatttatcatcattattattattaagatgaattttataatttcttttctagtattttttaatataagttttattttttatgctttattattattattaatatttttattattttttcaattatatattttttataataattttttaatagaatattttttaatttgtctgataagttttttttccattcttttgccaaaaaatatatattagaagaaaagaaaaagatacaaattaaattttaaaattcaaattcaaacaagaTGCATAAAAGGTAACTATTGAAGATTTGAAGTCACCAAAATAAAATGCAATTATTgaattgagatctagaatttattttagtagatttaaatttttggtattattgttattgaaaattttaaatattattataaaattttagatattttttaacttACTTAAATTACACATTATACATTATATAGTGTATTTAAAGAGTcctattttctttaaaatagatataatattatatacttttttgaatataaagaatctataaagttaaaattagtaataaaattgattatatatGTCTTATAAGATACAaacttttagaatttaatttttagcatAATTAACAAACTTCTActctatcttttatcttttatttgattccttttataattttttcttgattttattaattgttttttaCCGTAATAATTCATTacgaatttattttttatagagaaaatttatcaataaagAAGATTTAACCAAAAAGTTTAAAGAATACCGGAtaattataaaacaaaaaattataaattatgttttaattatattgtaaaatataaattaggttattttaaattagttttttttaactattaatgtGTTATCCTAACATGTCATGctctttaaattttatctcCATTTATTTTGTGTACTTTatcaaaccaaatcaattatcactaataaactaatttttgtcaatatttataataattaattaagttgaacaaaataataatgataaaaataattataatataaattgttACCAGTTACgtacttttaaaattataaataatataaattgtctattttggattaaaatttgaatgattgaattgattctttttttaattaataatgtaaTTGTTGTAACATTTGCTGAGTGAGATTCTTTCATTTATTTAGCCTGATAAATaatcattttcttattttataccaatttaactaattaaaattaataaattttagttatttgaAATTTTACAACATTTgattctaataatatattttaaattaatgaattaatataattttaatattttatatcattaataAGAATCTCAttttaaaatgacattttttctaaaaaaattatattaatttaattaatttactagacattaaaataataaatctataaaaaaaggcaaaataattttaaatagtaattaaaaatactaaataattaataatgaataatataaattgtTAATTAATAAAGTATCCTAATTATATCAAAGATTTGGAttctctaaaatttgaatttcactttagagagtaaaataTGATCTcttaccatttattttataggtgagaccaataataaatatgagagaAACCATTCAAAGgtagaagatcacactttaccctctaaagtacaaatttaaaatttaaaggatATCCAAATTCTTATATCAAAACTATTCTTCATTACATCACaatcatttttcatttattgGCGATCCTTTCTTATCttgaattagaattaaaattgattaaattattttttgattaatTGGTCCTTTTGATCCtttgtaaatattatttatatttaaaccACTAATTCTTCATCAATTTCAATTGTTTAATTTTAGACTTTgctctatttttatttctgaaaaaaaattgtgtcaTATTTACTATGATTATTTTCGAAGAAAGttaatatcaattttattttagtcattttttaaatGTAATATTCTCTTTTCTTATATCATTATTACCTAATATTGTAAGAATAAAGTGATGGTCAAGAAGAGGTTGTTTCAAAACCTATGCATTATTTACAAAATAGAGTAGGAGTTCAAATTTAGAAGATTATGGGAGCAAGAGGCAGCAACAAAAACAAACAAGTTGATGCAAAGACCATTATAAAAAGTATGGATTGACAATGGTGAACATGTAGCGGCTTTATGAGTAGCACTGAATATAAAGATTATTACTATATTAGAGTTACTGGATGTGGTGGAACAttttgatctgtgtgttaattTATATACTCAAAATATAACAATTCTCATCTACTGtaaattccttttttttcctGGGTTTATCAATTACCATCACTCGCTAGTGACCTTCTAAAAATAACAATGCTAAAAGGTAAGATTAAAACAAATAGTATGcaatcaacaaaacaaaacatcTAAAGTTCTGCATAACTAAGAAATAGTACTCTTAAATTTGATCAAAAAGATATATCGGATTTTAAAGTTCATCTGCACTTTTTAAATGTTCTTCTCCACATGTCAAGCTGTTCACTTGTATTCTTTCTTCGTTTGAATCCTTCGTGATGCTAGCCATCAGCAACATCAAGCAGTTCATAACATTCCTGAAGAACTTGATGGCCTGCAAAAAAGCTTAACTGATAAGAGTCAAAGCTTTAGACATGAACCGATCTAAACTTGGAAACTTCACCAGAAGATCGGTCTATAGGAAGCAAGACAGTGATTCATGATTCCCTAAACATtgataaattcaaatttcaccaTCCATAGACAAAAGTTACATTTGATTGGAACTTAATACATAATGCATATTACACAAAACTTTTTCATTAAACATAGGAGAATAGCGACATACCGTTTTCCTCCTTATCCTTATCCTTAAGGTCACTAGGGAGTGGCAAGAGACTCTCTGTATATACAGCATCAGCTGCAGCGTAGTCAATAAAAAAACAATGATGTTCAAAACGACGTTGGAGCCTCTCTTCTCtgaaattatatatgtataactCCCATTCATAGTCATAACCTTTTCCAATAAGATCCATAGCACTGGGTAAGTACAGAGGCTGAAAGCGAAAAGGAATCTGATAGAGAGTCCAAGATGAGTGCACTTTATATTCTTTCATCACCCATATATCAGTTTTATAGCTATCATCATTGTAATAATATAAGGCTAGGCAGCCTCCTAGTAGGGTGAGACTTGAATAATAGCTCGTTCTCAGTTGTTCCGGTGCAGATATCGTTGAGAAAGTCCTTTCTTTGAGATCAAAGATAAGAATAGCATCCCTGTAATCTTTAGGACGGGAAGGCACCCAATGAAAAGCGCCATTCAAGAACAGCCCACAAGACTGCCAATTATCAAACCCCAATGGTTTGAGGAGTGCATCACCAAAATCAATCCATGAATTGGTTCTCAAGGAAAAGCAATGAAAGTGATCTCGACCATGCTCATTCTGCCAACCTAAAAAAACTAGGTAATCATCATGTGAGGCATCATAACAAAATCCATACACATCGAAGTCGAAGGAACTCCAGCCCCTGGGCTTAAAACGAGAAGCAATATGAGAGTAGGATATCAATTTGCTGGATCCAGTCAGCGGGTTCCATACCACAAGAAATCTTCCGTGTTGATGTAAGAGAACAAAGCCTCTGCAGGATCCCAGGACCTCAAAACGAGGTGGTGATTTCATCTTGAAAGGGAGAGACACCTTTCTTACTTGTAATGCATCATTGTTGTCACGAAATAGTGCGTCTAAGTCAACGAAGTAAGCCATAGTGTCATTTTCTATGAAGACGTATGTGGAAGCGGGAGAGTGGTGAAAATGCATTTCAGCAAAGTGTGGATCGGAAATGAGAGAGTACCAGAGCTTCGAAACGCACCTGAGGCGAGCTAGATGTTTGGCCGGAACTCTCAGTAAGATTCTGTGAATCAACTCAACAGGGAGAATGTCGTGAATGCTCTTCTTCTCCATGCTCGATTGCTCTTTTGGTTTGTTCAGTGTGTGTTCTGCCACTTCTTTTTCATATAATCTTATTATCCGTGCTTGGAATGTTGTGATTTTCGCAATTCATATAGCAATTCACGAAACCCTGGGACTTCGAAAAATTTCCTTGAAAACAAATGACTTTGGACGGGAAGGGTCAGTTTTGGACTTTCgtttttggaggaaaaaaaaaaagaaaatagtcatttgttttttcttttttaaaacaaacaaatataaaaaaaagttatttcatGAATAAACTTataaacacaaaattttaaatactaaaaatatttaattttatttagttagaGAAAAGAAAGtactttataaattaaattataaaaaacgaCAAGTTGAAAATGCAGTTTCTATCAtttcaattttttgaaaaatttttaaactatattcataattttacaaaattacgATATTCTTTGTACAATTATACATGACTAAAGAAAATCTTGTTATTGCAaagtaaacaaagaaaaagaagttttagattgaataaattaagctcataattcatcataaataataaaaaaataaaataaaattttagaaatgaatttaataaaaagattCCTAGAAAGGTGTGTTATTAGTGGAATTTTTTCcctaattcaaaataataacaaGCGTAAAAAGCTTTGagagaatataaaaatataaatgaggAGGAAAATCAGAATTTggagtaaaaattaaattttggaaatttatatataaatatataataattaatttaatagttaattttatggGTAAAACacttaaataaatcaaaaagtCACCCATATTACCCAAtaatcctaaaataaaaaaatattacgtaGATATCtccatacatatatatttatgtaaatcgaattaatTTAACTCGAATTACACATGTTGGtactaaatcaaatcaatttgaGCCGAATTAGTAGAATTATTGGTAAATCGAAGTTATTTGATTCGAATTATCAAGGATTGATATTCAAAATATAGTAAAAAGTATATTCGATTTACTACTAATACAGTATTTATATGTAATCGAATCtagttgattcgatttactactgAATAACCTATatatagtaaatcgaatcagtttaatttgatttagtaCTGATATAAATTATTGACATTTACTATTGTTAAgttaattgtttatttattctatattaactttaaaacataaatgtcaataaaaaatatccctatttgaatttaaataaaatattaaaaaaaattaaaacgaataagaatagaaattcaatttttgtGTTCTAGTTTAAATTTCAgaaaatctatatttttattaacttattaatttaaaatagaacaatAAACGATTTCTAAAAATTCACTAAAAGTTATTCTTTGACTCATTAACATCTAAAGAATCattaccaaaatttttaatgctgaaaaagttaatataaagtATAATCCTCTGAAGTGACAAtggttaaaatatattatttctcaaagttcaaatatatttatacaatatgtaatttgtaactttaaattaaaagttttaagtaattccgtagtaaatcgaatctaaTAAATTCTACTAATTCAATTTACTACTcataagttatatttttaatatcgatctttagtaattttaatcaaataataatttcgatttatcaataaattctactaattcaactcaaattgattcgatttactactcataagttatatttttaatatcgatctttagtaattttaatcaaataataatttcgATTTACCAATAAATTCTACTAATTCAACTCAAATTAATTCGATTTAATACCGGAatatgtaattcgaattaaaTCAATTGGATTtacataaatatatgtatagagACATCTACTTAacgttttttattttgagattATTGGATAATATTAATGGTTCTTTGATTTATTTAGGTATTTTATCCTAATTTGATTATGtatgtaaatttttattataattattgattataattataatttttccaaATGCAGCCAcgaaaaacaaaatcaaatgtAACATACAACTCCTaagacattattattattatttaatttgcacTACTATTTTTATAAGAACGATTAACTAAACAgttttttaaagttattttttattattgagtgTTCTTTAATAtgtgaaaattgatttaaatagttatattaatagtattttaaattttaaaatgtttagctttaataattaaaaagagtaTTTACTCAAATTACTCAAAAGGCCCGATCCAAAGGATTGAGCCTCGCCCTATACCGACCTTCTCCCTACGAAGTCGGTTCTCACCACGACTTATCCCAAAGAAATCGGGGACGAAGATtggctggcagataaacactcatttaATCTCTATCCACTTCCATAGGCCATAtcgtaacctccctaagataaagggacggttatacATCCTAAaaagtggaactactccaacggtggttattggttcaccactataaatacactgacatccCTCAGTATCTCTAAgccccaatactctctagacctgcttacacccttgctgacttaggcattggAGTgtttttgcaggtaccacccccattcaCTCGTactcacaagtcggacggaaGCCTAAGAGCGCGATTCTCTTCGAAGGTTTCCCTCCACAAGCATTTGGGCCAACCTAATCAAGCCCATTatctccggttacccaacgtaacaatattaaatataaacacaataataaaaaactgtgttatatatatattatgtatataatattaaaatttaaataaattttgttttatgtgaaataaaattataatattaaatataaacacaatgataaaaaattttgtgttatatatatataattttattttgtgagaaataaaattaaaacattaaatataaatagaatgataaaaaaatttgtattatattaatttaattaaaatatatatatatatatatacaacataaaaaacaaacaaacaatttattattttatattaagaatattattaaaaatatattattaatttttctaaaataatactttttttctttggttCAAATACTAtgacaataaattttttttacataactGCGTCtactcaataaatattatattcatttatttctatattgtatgtaaaataaataattaatgtttaaaaaagttaataaaaaaagaagtattctttttttttaccaacTCTTAAGTGAATATTGAGACAATGTCATTTGAACTATAGCTGTTAGCAAAGAAAAAATACTCttgattatatattaaatagaataattatttattaggcTCATTCTcatacaaataaattttttttagttttatatctataatattttataccaattagcttcaaaatttaattattttttgaataaattaataaaaaataatacaaataactgttataattatattttaatttttcattctattacgTACACGTTGaggataatttgaaataaaagataatgaaCTTGTTGTAATTGTCATGTATTTTGTGCTTTGACTGCGTCGTCATTTGAGAATCATGGTACTTTCATGGAGACCGAGTTCTTCTACAGAATCAATTTTACCTTTGGAGTTAGCCAACCAACAACGTGACAGACAGCGTCTTCCTTTTCTATGGCAGCAATTTTTCGGGCTTTGAAGGTTCATTTATAGTAGAGGTAGAATGGGGTAGGTTTAAGAGCGTAAAAATCTGTGGTTAGACAAAACAATAGTGgtatatgtataatatatgtaaaataattagtaaatgattaataatattgtatcatatttaaatttttactttaatttatgttatgtatgtgatgatggttatataaattttgaaatttaattttatttattggatttaaataattataggGGCGGGGCGGATACCCGCAGGAGCGGGTTAGGGTTCAGCGTTTTACTACTCGCAGGTAGAAGCGGGACAGGTTCTATGAGGGTTGGTGTACGGCGGGGTGGGGTCAGGTAAAGCAAAAATCCGCCCCTACCCGCTTCGTTGCCACCCCTACCTGCTagcaagcaaaacagcaaaaaTGCTTGAAGACATCACATCAACAATAACAGAGTAACAGAAGAATTcgatcaaaatttttttagtacttttCTGGTGTAAAGATAGTCCTGTGTTAAACAAGTGAATTAGTTTTTTTGTTAGAGCCGGTTTGTTTATTCAGCcaatgacaaaaataataataacaataataaataaatttattttacctgatcactttttaatagtaaattaaCTTTTAAAGAGTATTGCACTCCTTACTTTATTTGGATTGCACTAATTTTCGCTATTTTtcacatatatatttttattcttttcaaatttaattttgaaactttattttcttattatttgtgATCAATGATGAGTTTTATTCTAATTCTAAAACCTCTCTTTCTTGATTTCGTTCCCGATTgtcataagattttttttagctAAGTATAAttgcaataaaaaaatcatatcccggtaaaattatgaatataacttaaaattaaagCTTTAAAAGAATTGAAATGATGCAAGTTTTCTTTTTATATGTGtagttttatataatttaatttaaaaagttcTTTTTTCTCAatctaaataaaactaaatatttttaatatttaaaaaggtTTCTTAAAAAGTTCATCTATGAAAtaactttttcaatttaatttttttaaaaaagataaaataaataagataagatatgtttTCGAATAGCCAATCCAAAAACCCTTCCCTTCCCTTTCCTTGGCTAGTTTTATGTTTTCAAAGCAATTTGAAGTCCCGGGTTGAGTGAATTGGTATATGAATTGCCAAAAGCTCAACAATCCAAGCATGGATAAGAGGAAGAGGCTGAAGCACGCAGTGAACAAAGCAAAAGAGGAATCCACCatggagaagaagatgaatcacAAGAGTAAGAGCATTCACGACATCCTCCCTCTTGACCTGATTCACATAATCCTACTGCGGGTGCCGATCAGACATCTCGCTCGCCTCAGGTGCGTTTCCAAGCTCTGGTGCTCTCTAATTTCCGATCCAGACTTTGCGGAATCTCATCTTCACCTCTCTCTCGCACCGACCCATGGATGCCTGGTTCGGCTAGATGACTCCACGGAAGCTTACCTTGTTCACCTAGAAGAAGTATTTAATGGCGACAATTACCAACTGATGAAAGAGGTATCTTTCCCTTTCAAGAAGAAGCCACCTTCTGAGTTCTGTGTAATGGGATCCTGCAGAGGGTTTGTTCTCTTAAGCCGAGAGCCATATTTTTTTGTAGTATGGAACCCAGTCACCGGATTCAGAAAAAGAATATCTTACTCTTGTATGTTTCATCGTAGTAAGCTCAGGTGCTTAAAGTTTCCCCGTGATGCGCTTCTGTATGGATTTGGTTATGATGCGTCACGGGATGACTACTTAATTGTTGTAGCTTCGGAGGATGGTGGCTGCCAACACTTAGATTGCTTGTCCTTGAGAACCAATTCATGGATTAGTCTTGATGCTGCACTCCCCAAACCATTGGGTTTTATGAAGCGGCGACCTCCTGGGTTGTTCTTGAATGGCTCTATTCATTGGTTGTGTTACTCTCATAAAAAACATTACAGTGAAAGTATTCTTACATTTGATTTGAAGGAAAGAAGTTTCTCAAAGATATCTTTGCCCGAGAAACTCAGAATGCATGGTCGTATCCCTGCCACAATTGTCACACTAGGAGGGTACATAGCCTTGTGTTATCAGGACTTTGTTATTGAAAGTAAAACACTCATATGGGTGATGAAAGAATACAAAGTGAACTCATCTTGGACTTTGTATGAGATTCCTTGTATAGAGTTTGAGCCTCTATGCTTATCCAATGGTAGTGACATTATTGCACTAGATCCTACTACTCCGGTATCTGGACCATTAAAGTTTGCCAAATATAATATCAGAGAAGAGCTGCTCCAACATTTTACATGTCCTCCTCATCTTGGACAAGAAAGATACTTCTTTCTAAGTTACACTGTGTATACAGAGAGTCTCTTGCTACTCCCTAGTGATATATAGTAAGCGTAAGGATAAGAACAATAATGTTATTTAACTCTTTTGCTATGCTTTGCACCACATTATTATTCCTGCTAGTTTTTATTACTGTTTTGTGATTAATGTAAAGTACTGAGCAAAATGCATAATGCATCTTGTTGCATTTAGATGTGACTTTTGAGTATTCATATTGAAACTTGATTTATCAAATGCTTGGGGGATTATTAGTCGCTATCTTGCTTTCTAAAgatatttttggtaaaaaaaagttaaaaatttcttttgctTCTACTTTCTTTTACTTAAGCTTGGAATTTGAAATTgctttgaaaacaaaacacaaaaagaagGGAAGGGTCAGTTTTGGATTGGCAATCCCAAAAAAAGACAgattttattctatatatttagatttttttttaaaaaaaatattgaaagtaTTTTTAGATTtgttcaactaaaagaaaaattattttttggatttggattctctaaattttgaatttttattttatagagtAAGGTGCAATCTCTCACTCttgaataatttttcttttatattttttctcgattccacctataaaataaattgtgagtagtcacactttattttctgaaatagaattcaaaatttagaaaatccaaatctataaaataaatttttttttgcatttaaaaaaaatattacaataaacATAGAATACAAAATTCATTATTAACGTAATTGTTCAAAATTCTAACATGATACCTTAATTGGAATTGTTATCTTTAAAGGATATGTTAAAAGTTTTCAGAACACACCTCAAGTCTATGTGCTCCTTCAATGTAAACTTTTAATGCCTCCACCGGTTTAGCATACGCCCCAAACATATAAACCACTATTATTAGTAGCGGTTTATGCACATGCCCCCACCAACAAAAGTTGCTGCTGTCTATAGCAGTTTCTGTGTTACACCTTAATCACATAAATTGCGGTTACCTATAGCGGATTACGTTCTTCTGTAAATACTGTCAGTAATGATTTCTATAGAGATATAAAAAATTGCATTTGCGTCTTCCTATTTTAAAAGTTGTATTGGTGTAAAATTGGCttccaaatattttatttacataaatttaaaaatatatttattattttaattatataaaaaattataaataaaaaatttataatattatttttcacacATTGCCCAAGTCTAAATCTAGTTGGTAATATTGcgtctaaatttttttttcttgatttgcCATGATTTGCTTGTAAACGCCTAAAATTAATCGTGtttaacaatgaataaaattaaaaagaaaaatgtatatAATTGGCAAAAtgaaacattttaaattttacataacTTGATGCTCATTCTACTATATATCCCAAAAAGTAATGCCTATTACACCAAATAGCTAGTATAAAATTAACTTAGATCCTTTTTATAACAATTTAGGAGTAGTTCTTATGATACAGAATTAAAAATAGTTCTATAAAAACCCTTAGATACAAGGAATAGTAACAATGCTGAAACAGATATGATTGTTCTGTACATTATAATATTCATTACCTAATTTTTAGCTATTAAACAACCACATGAAGGAAAAATAGGAATAAGCAAGTTAAGTAGTCCTTTTTCTTGTGATACTTGGATAGAGACATCTAGAAAaacagggaaaaaaaaaaagatacagAACTGTTACTAGTGTCCACAACATAGTTTACAATGCACACAATCCTAAATATTATAAAAGCCTATACACAATTTTTGAATTTACGTGATATTCTGTTTAGACA from Arachis duranensis cultivar V14167 chromosome 4, aradu.V14167.gnm2.J7QH, whole genome shotgun sequence encodes:
- the LOC107486201 gene encoding F-box protein CPR1-like, whose product is MEKKSIHDILPVELIHRILLRVPAKHLARLRCVSKLWYSLISDPHFAEMHFHHSPASTYVFIENDTMAYFVDLDALFRDNNDALQVRKVSLPFKMKSPPRFEVLGSCRGFVLLHQHGRFLVVWNPLTGSSKLISYSHIASRFKPRGWSSFDFDVYGFCYDASHDDYLVFLGWQNEHGRDHFHCFSLRTNSWIDFGDALLKPLGFDNWQSCGLFLNGAFHWVPSRPKDYRDAILIFDLKERTFSTISAPEQLRTSYYSSLTLLGGCLALYYYNDDSYKTDIWVMKEYKVHSSWTLYQIPFRFQPLYLPSAMDLIGKGYDYEWELYIYNFREERLQRRFEHHCFFIDYAAADAVYTESLLPLPSDLKDKDKEENGHQVLQECYELLDVADG